In Trichocoleus sp., the following are encoded in one genomic region:
- the gltD gene encoding glutamate synthase small subunit — translation MGKPTGFIEYLRELPSELEPLDRIRNWDEFHLPMPEDRLRTQGARCMDCGTPFCHTGTVISGMASGCPINNLIPEWNDLVYRGLWQEALDRLHKTNNFPEFTGRVCPAPCEGSCVLGINNPPVTIKNIEYSISEKGWEEGWIKPDPPSKRTGKKVAIVGSGPAGLSAAAQLNKAGHWVTVFERADRPGGLLMYGIPNMKLDKEQVVLRRLNVLEQEGVKFVCNTEVGKDLPAETLLQEFDAVVLCMGATKPRDLPIEGRDLKGIHFAMEFLTANTKAVLDKQTNSNFISAEGKDVVIIGGGDTGTDCVGTSIRHGCNNVVQLEILPQPPSQRATDNPWPEWPKVYRMDYGQEEAAAKFGADPRTYITTATKFEGDETGQVKAVHTVQVEWARNEKGQFIPQQVPGTEQVVPAQLVLLAMGFLGPEQPLVDALKLDRDPRSNIKADYGKYNTSIPGVFAAGDCRRGQSLVVWAFNEGRGAARECDLYLMGSSDLP, via the coding sequence ATGGGCAAACCAACCGGCTTCATCGAATATCTCCGCGAACTCCCCTCTGAGCTAGAACCACTCGATCGCATTCGCAACTGGGATGAATTTCATTTGCCGATGCCAGAAGATCGCCTCAGAACACAGGGCGCACGCTGTATGGATTGTGGCACGCCATTCTGCCATACAGGTACAGTGATTAGTGGCATGGCAAGCGGTTGCCCGATCAACAATTTGATTCCAGAATGGAATGATCTGGTATATCGCGGACTGTGGCAGGAAGCACTCGATCGCCTCCACAAAACCAATAATTTCCCAGAGTTTACGGGGCGAGTTTGTCCGGCTCCCTGTGAAGGTTCTTGTGTGTTGGGCATCAATAATCCGCCTGTAACAATCAAAAATATCGAATATTCCATCAGCGAAAAAGGCTGGGAAGAAGGCTGGATTAAACCTGATCCACCATCGAAGCGAACCGGGAAGAAAGTGGCGATCGTAGGTTCAGGACCCGCAGGGTTATCGGCAGCCGCGCAGCTGAATAAAGCTGGACATTGGGTGACGGTGTTTGAACGTGCCGATCGTCCCGGTGGCTTGCTGATGTATGGCATCCCCAACATGAAGCTAGACAAAGAGCAGGTTGTTTTGCGGCGGCTCAATGTGCTGGAGCAGGAGGGCGTTAAGTTCGTTTGCAATACCGAAGTGGGGAAAGATCTGCCAGCTGAAACATTGCTGCAAGAATTTGATGCGGTGGTGCTTTGTATGGGGGCAACGAAACCACGCGATCTGCCGATCGAAGGTCGAGATCTGAAGGGGATTCACTTTGCGATGGAATTCTTGACCGCTAACACAAAGGCGGTGCTAGACAAACAAACCAACAGCAACTTCATTTCTGCTGAAGGCAAAGATGTCGTCATTATTGGTGGCGGAGATACTGGAACCGATTGTGTCGGAACCTCGATTCGTCACGGCTGCAACAACGTTGTGCAACTAGAAATTCTGCCGCAACCCCCCTCGCAACGCGCCACCGACAACCCCTGGCCCGAATGGCCTAAAGTCTACCGGATGGACTACGGACAGGAAGAAGCCGCTGCTAAGTTTGGGGCTGATCCACGTACCTATATCACCACAGCAACCAAGTTTGAAGGCGATGAAACTGGGCAGGTGAAAGCCGTCCACACGGTTCAAGTGGAATGGGCAAGAAATGAGAAAGGGCAGTTTATCCCGCAACAGGTTCCCGGAACAGAACAAGTCGTCCCGGCACAGCTTGTCCTCTTAGCAATGGGATTCCTGGGTCCTGAACAGCCTCTCGTTGACGCGCTCAAACTCGATCGCGATCCGCGCAGCAACATCAAAGCCGACTACGGAAAGTACAACACCAGTATTCCGGGCGTATTTGCCGCAGGTGATTGTCGTCGGGGTCAAAGCCTTGTGGTCTGGGCATTTAACGAAGGACGTGGCGCAGCACGCGAATGCGATTTGTACCTGATGGGAAGCAGCGATCTGCCTTAA
- a CDS encoding GlsB/YeaQ/YmgE family stress response membrane protein: MNILAWIVLGLIAGAIAKAIYPGYQSGGILGTMLLGIIGAFVGGTLYNFLTTGSLALTASGLTIGGVLVAVVGAILALFIYYALVSRRAY, encoded by the coding sequence ATGAATATCTTAGCTTGGATTGTGTTGGGCTTGATTGCAGGCGCGATTGCAAAAGCAATTTATCCTGGGTATCAAAGTGGTGGTATTCTTGGCACAATGCTTCTGGGAATTATTGGTGCTTTTGTAGGTGGAACACTCTATAACTTCCTCACAACTGGATCACTCGCCCTGACCGCATCTGGTCTGACGATCGGCGGAGTTCTGGTTGCCGTTGTGGGTGCGATTCTTGCTCTGTTCATTTACTACGCTCTGGTGAGCCGCCGCGCTTACTAA
- a CDS encoding DUF4912 domain-containing protein — MTRKTRKMSRQEIPVTTLAILLTLTGVSAALPLTLAASAQTAPATAFPPPTAVPQDTIVRLNGSSSMANINQALAQRFKAQFPGTQVETVTEGTELALQAVAEGRADLAGIGRPLTDAEKSQGFVAVPVAKSRIAIIVGANNPFRESLTAEQFAQIFRGEIKNWSELGAPAAPIRLIDRPENSDVRQSLQPYSMFQTAPFQSGANAVKPSEDTTAAVIRSLGADGIGYAPQEQVAGNPNVRVLPLYGTLPTEAGYAFSQPLLYVYKGAPSAAVQAFLGYATAPENQPALEAAKASNAATGTTQTGGSPEAIATDPLQQTADATAEKGLPGWLWLLALPLVGGLLWWLFKEQESAMATSPAEAPARQPLKDNPPQTQTGSPQNTATLQTPVTVPVPVPPIPAPLPPSRVTLTPRNATTAYVNWEVSEAAKSALKQQGGEKLKLRIYDVTNRGTEAEPARTGRQYECGDERQDMHVQVPATDRDYVAELGYLTGTKRWLSLAKSAPVRFNSGGSANARPRNPSPDLSVTAAPTQTPIGNPSPLPNGTEPIAQDPPSSTPPTPNGTEPIAQNTQKLIAQNPPLFIENPEKDTARETAHPNHAMALGDFAVAAAERDAPALIRSGATRLSDQPTAPKTPTVEQNCQIVLEPRGPQTAYAHWEIPGEIKAQLRQQGGRHLVLRLHDATSLNIDYEPPHSTEDYPCQETDRDKYVTIPESDRDYVAEIGYFTEDGRWLKLIRSLHIRIPKEGTAI; from the coding sequence ATGACTAGAAAAACCAGAAAGATGTCTCGCCAAGAGATCCCCGTTACCACTCTGGCAATTCTGCTGACCCTAACAGGGGTTTCTGCTGCTCTCCCCCTGACCCTGGCTGCCTCTGCCCAAACTGCACCCGCAACAGCCTTTCCCCCACCCACAGCGGTTCCTCAAGATACGATCGTCCGGCTTAACGGCTCTAGCAGCATGGCGAACATCAATCAAGCGCTAGCGCAGCGATTTAAAGCACAGTTTCCGGGGACACAGGTAGAAACTGTCACCGAGGGCACAGAACTAGCCCTGCAAGCAGTCGCAGAAGGTCGGGCAGATTTAGCCGGGATCGGTCGTCCTTTAACCGACGCAGAAAAATCGCAGGGCTTTGTTGCAGTTCCAGTTGCCAAAAGCCGGATTGCCATCATTGTTGGAGCAAATAACCCTTTCCGGGAGAGCCTGACGGCTGAGCAGTTTGCCCAGATCTTTCGAGGAGAAATCAAAAACTGGTCAGAACTCGGTGCACCCGCAGCCCCAATTCGGCTGATCGATCGTCCTGAAAACAGTGATGTCAGACAATCACTCCAGCCCTACTCCATGTTTCAGACTGCTCCCTTCCAATCTGGAGCCAACGCAGTCAAGCCATCAGAAGATACAACAGCAGCCGTAATTCGATCGCTTGGAGCCGACGGAATTGGCTATGCACCTCAAGAACAAGTTGCCGGAAACCCCAACGTGCGCGTATTACCGCTGTATGGCACACTTCCCACCGAAGCTGGTTATGCCTTCTCGCAACCGCTGCTCTACGTCTATAAAGGAGCGCCAAGTGCCGCAGTTCAGGCATTTTTAGGCTATGCAACTGCGCCAGAAAATCAACCTGCTCTTGAAGCAGCCAAAGCGAGCAACGCTGCAACAGGAACGACGCAAACAGGAGGTTCTCCAGAAGCGATCGCCACCGACCCCCTCCAACAAACTGCTGATGCAACTGCCGAGAAAGGACTACCAGGATGGCTCTGGTTACTGGCTCTTCCTCTCGTGGGTGGGCTGCTCTGGTGGCTCTTCAAAGAGCAAGAATCTGCAATGGCGACCAGTCCTGCTGAGGCTCCTGCCCGTCAGCCCTTAAAGGACAACCCCCCTCAAACCCAGACTGGTTCACCTCAAAATACCGCTACGCTCCAAACACCCGTCACTGTACCCGTCCCGGTTCCGCCTATCCCGGCTCCCCTGCCTCCTAGTCGAGTGACCCTGACTCCTCGCAATGCCACAACAGCCTATGTCAACTGGGAAGTGTCAGAAGCTGCAAAATCAGCATTAAAACAGCAGGGCGGCGAGAAGTTGAAACTTAGAATTTACGATGTCACAAACCGGGGAACAGAAGCCGAACCTGCCCGGACAGGACGACAGTATGAATGCGGCGATGAACGCCAAGATATGCATGTCCAGGTTCCCGCAACCGATCGAGACTATGTTGCAGAACTGGGCTATTTAACAGGTACGAAACGATGGCTCAGTTTAGCGAAATCTGCTCCCGTTCGGTTTAACTCCGGTGGTTCAGCAAACGCGAGACCAAGAAACCCTTCGCCTGATCTCTCTGTGACTGCTGCCCCAACCCAAACCCCGATCGGCAACCCGTCCCCGCTGCCCAACGGCACTGAACCGATCGCTCAAGATCCGCCAAGCTCCACGCCACCTACACCCAACGGTACAGAACCGATCGCTCAAAACACTCAAAAATTGATTGCCCAAAATCCGCCCCTCTTCATAGAGAATCCTGAGAAGGATACTGCCAGAGAAACTGCACATCCAAATCATGCAATGGCATTAGGGGACTTTGCAGTCGCAGCAGCAGAGCGAGATGCCCCAGCCCTAATCCGCAGCGGCGCGACCCGACTCAGCGATCAACCCACTGCCCCAAAAACACCAACCGTAGAACAAAACTGTCAAATTGTTTTAGAGCCTCGGGGACCTCAAACGGCTTATGCTCACTGGGAAATTCCAGGCGAGATCAAAGCCCAACTGCGACAACAGGGCGGCAGGCATCTCGTTTTACGGCTTCACGATGCAACAAGCCTAAATATTGACTATGAACCGCCCCACAGCACCGAAGACTACCCCTGTCAGGAGACGGATCGAGATAAATATGTGACGATTCCAGAAAGCGATCGAGACTACGTTGCCGAAATTGGTTATTTCACAGAAGATGGACGCTGGCTGAAACTGATTCGCTCTCTCCATATTCGCATTCCCAAAGAAGGCACAGCGATTTAA
- a CDS encoding pentapeptide repeat-containing protein produces MSGSADAIVQQYRAGARNFSRVQLREVDLINVLLKEADFSQADLRQARFGKTDFSHTCLRSADLSYANLSVTILRGADLTGADLQDAGMG; encoded by the coding sequence ATGAGTGGAAGTGCAGATGCAATTGTGCAGCAATATAGAGCAGGAGCGCGAAACTTTAGTCGAGTGCAGTTGCGTGAAGTTGATTTAATCAACGTGCTGCTGAAAGAGGCTGACTTTAGCCAGGCTGACCTGCGACAGGCGCGATTCGGCAAAACCGACTTTTCTCATACCTGCCTGAGATCGGCAGATCTCAGCTATGCCAATCTCAGCGTCACAATTTTACGCGGAGCCGACCTGACTGGAGCAGATTTGCAAGATGCAGGGATGGGGTAG
- a CDS encoding 4'-phosphopantetheinyl transferase superfamily protein encodes MAWVDLPLDLALTDRVVQVCCVDLDQWQSQVDALRALLSQDERDRADRFYFERDRVRFVLCRGILRRLLARHLQIPPNQVQFAYNAHGKPGLAEDNPAQTLCFNVSHSQQTALFAMTLNRSVGVDLEYVRPVEVLQLADRFFSEAETQWLRSLLAPEQPTAFFQLWTAKEAYLKAIGTGLSQLAQVEINFTAEPPQLIDRSTQKPLTNWTIQPLQIHLTCIAHVAIEVQNPIIHFTQC; translated from the coding sequence ATGGCTTGGGTTGACCTACCTCTGGATCTGGCATTAACCGATCGGGTTGTGCAGGTTTGCTGTGTGGATCTGGATCAGTGGCAGAGTCAGGTGGATGCGCTGAGGGCTTTGCTGTCTCAGGATGAGCGCGATCGAGCCGATCGATTTTATTTTGAGCGTGACCGCGTTCGGTTTGTTTTGTGTCGCGGCATTTTACGCAGGCTCTTGGCTCGCCATTTGCAGATTCCGCCGAATCAGGTACAGTTTGCCTACAATGCTCACGGTAAGCCTGGTCTGGCTGAAGACAATCCGGCTCAGACGCTTTGTTTCAACGTATCACACTCTCAGCAGACTGCCTTGTTTGCCATGACGCTCAATCGATCGGTTGGGGTTGATCTGGAGTATGTTCGTCCTGTTGAGGTTTTGCAACTGGCAGACCGATTTTTTTCTGAGGCTGAAACGCAGTGGCTTCGATCGCTGCTTGCCCCCGAACAACCAACCGCATTCTTCCAGCTCTGGACAGCTAAGGAAGCTTATTTGAAGGCGATTGGGACAGGCTTAAGCCAGCTTGCTCAAGTCGAGATTAACTTCACGGCTGAGCCTCCCCAACTGATCGATCGCTCAACCCAAAAACCCCTTACTAACTGGACAATTCAGCCACTCCAAATCCACTTAACCTGTATTGCTCATGTGGCGATCGAAGTTCAGAACCCTATCATTCACTTTACTCAGTGCTAG
- a CDS encoding dienelactone hydrolase family protein: MAHYSIGRRQFILSTLAAGFAIAVHPVSAETITTDEAGLVAGEVRIPVTDGEVPAYRAMPATGTTFPVVLVVQEIFGVHEYIQDVCRRLAKLGYLAIAPELFARQGDVSQMSSSSEIIKNVVSKVPDAQVMSDLDATVAWAGENKGDTSRLGITGFCWGGRTVWLYAAHNPNLKAGVAWYGRLVGQPNPLQPKSSLDLVNSLKAPVLGLYGGKDENIPLTTVDQMRQALAATDNPSEIVVYPDAPHGFHADYRPNYRQDAAEDGWRKLQAWFQKYGVV, from the coding sequence ATGGCTCATTATTCGATCGGTAGACGACAGTTTATTTTATCGACGCTGGCAGCAGGGTTTGCGATCGCAGTTCATCCGGTTTCGGCAGAGACGATTACGACTGATGAAGCAGGTTTAGTGGCGGGTGAAGTGCGGATTCCGGTCACGGATGGCGAAGTTCCGGCTTATCGGGCAATGCCTGCGACTGGAACAACTTTTCCGGTGGTGCTGGTTGTGCAAGAGATTTTTGGCGTGCATGAGTACATCCAGGATGTTTGCCGCCGGCTTGCCAAACTGGGCTATTTAGCAATTGCTCCAGAGTTGTTTGCTCGACAAGGAGACGTGTCGCAGATGAGCAGTAGTTCTGAGATCATCAAAAATGTTGTCTCGAAAGTGCCGGATGCTCAGGTCATGTCTGATCTGGATGCGACGGTGGCTTGGGCAGGGGAGAACAAAGGAGATACAAGCCGTTTAGGAATTACAGGGTTTTGCTGGGGCGGGCGAACTGTCTGGCTTTATGCGGCTCACAATCCTAACTTAAAGGCGGGTGTTGCTTGGTATGGCAGACTGGTGGGGCAACCGAACCCGCTCCAGCCGAAATCGTCGCTTGATCTAGTCAATTCACTCAAAGCTCCTGTATTAGGGCTTTATGGGGGTAAAGATGAGAATATTCCGCTGACGACAGTAGACCAAATGCGTCAGGCACTGGCTGCAACGGATAATCCTTCTGAGATTGTTGTCTACCCTGATGCGCCGCATGGCTTCCATGCTGATTATCGTCCGAACTATCGCCAAGACGCTGCTGAAGATGGTTGGCGCAAGCTTCAGGCGTGGTTTCAGAAATATGGAGTGGTTTAG
- a CDS encoding EAL domain-containing protein has product MRQKGRPQLRKISDREQMLHQITNRIRCSLELSEILMVAAQEIRAFLNVDRAKIYRFDADGSGEVIAESIDQERLPSLLNLRFPAEDIPHHAREMFIRARQRVVVDVFAQRKTSQRLDHPETGENLLETDIRYAPVDPCHAQYLSTMGVMASLVVPILHQRKLWGLLAVHHAEPHQFSERELQIVQLLVDQVSIAIAQSNLLTQAKKQAEHEATINQISHLLHCPLKQAEIRQRVLEAAVEAFQGSGGRLYISAEPTGEPAQLYMVGEQASADLEETELWRKLLGWQQSMIDDFPMNEMLQDWQQYEKSLLKSAIPDLNSTGIPHIYTLADLENHPELYPIAAAFKHTSVRSIAIVPLQFHQQFVGCLTIFRNGYDTKILWAGHHHPDDRNKMPRASFETWCEIKTNQVRAWTADEIKLAQSIGLHLYMAVTQKRVESMIRYQASHDSLTKLPNRLLFNQQLSLAIIHAQQQDEMVGVAFLDLDRFKTINDTLGHALGDQLLQQVADRLQNCLRHCDAIARWGGDEFTLLLPHLNSAEEITRISQRILDQLRVPFMLEEQELYVTASLGIALAPYDGEDAEMLLKNADAAMYQAKQQGKNTYQLYFEEMGMKVRQQLTLEGDLRRALMRGELMLYYQPQIDIRTGRIFGLEALIRWNHPDLGFISPAQFIPLAEETGLICAVGDWVLQTACSQHQIWKAAGLPPIQIAINLSAQQFQQVDLVNSIIDTLKATQVDPRYLEVEITESAAMKNVDFTILTLQHLEEIGVQIAMDDFGTGYSSLNALKHFPLHTLKIDRSFVRDAVHDVSDAAIAKAIVALGKGLGLKVLAEGVETQAQLEWLRAIECDSAQGYLFSKPVPPEAIVQMLAAQAVG; this is encoded by the coding sequence ATGCGCCAAAAAGGTAGACCACAGTTGCGAAAGATATCCGATCGGGAGCAAATGCTCCATCAGATCACGAATCGAATTCGATGTTCACTTGAGCTTTCAGAAATTCTCATGGTTGCGGCTCAGGAAATCCGCGCTTTTCTGAATGTGGATCGCGCCAAAATCTATCGTTTTGATGCTGATGGCAGTGGCGAAGTCATTGCTGAATCGATCGACCAGGAGCGACTGCCTTCTCTACTGAACTTGCGGTTTCCGGCTGAAGATATTCCGCATCATGCGCGTGAAATGTTTATTCGGGCAAGGCAACGGGTTGTTGTGGATGTGTTTGCTCAGCGTAAAACGTCGCAGCGGCTCGATCATCCTGAAACTGGGGAGAACTTGCTAGAAACGGATATTCGCTATGCTCCGGTTGATCCCTGCCACGCTCAGTACCTCTCTACGATGGGAGTCATGGCTTCTCTGGTTGTGCCTATTTTGCACCAGCGCAAGCTTTGGGGGCTGCTGGCAGTGCATCATGCTGAACCCCATCAGTTTTCTGAGCGAGAACTGCAAATTGTTCAGCTTTTGGTTGATCAGGTGTCGATCGCCATTGCTCAATCCAATTTGCTGACTCAGGCGAAGAAACAGGCAGAACATGAAGCGACGATCAATCAAATCAGCCATTTGCTGCACTGTCCACTGAAGCAAGCTGAGATTCGTCAGCGGGTTTTAGAAGCGGCGGTTGAGGCATTTCAGGGGTCAGGTGGCAGGCTCTATATTTCAGCAGAACCAACCGGAGAACCGGCTCAACTCTACATGGTTGGTGAGCAAGCCAGCGCGGATCTGGAGGAAACTGAACTCTGGCGCAAATTGCTGGGCTGGCAGCAAAGCATGATCGACGACTTCCCGATGAATGAAATGCTGCAAGATTGGCAGCAGTATGAGAAATCGCTGCTGAAGTCGGCAATTCCTGACCTCAACTCAACTGGCATCCCTCATATTTATACGCTCGCAGATCTCGAAAATCATCCTGAGCTTTATCCCATTGCGGCTGCTTTTAAGCATACGTCCGTTCGCTCGATCGCCATTGTGCCGCTTCAGTTTCATCAGCAGTTTGTCGGTTGCCTGACGATTTTTCGCAATGGCTATGATACGAAGATTCTGTGGGCAGGGCATCATCATCCAGACGATCGGAATAAGATGCCTCGCGCTTCTTTTGAGACATGGTGTGAAATTAAAACGAATCAAGTTCGAGCTTGGACTGCGGATGAGATCAAACTGGCACAGTCGATCGGGCTGCACCTCTACATGGCAGTGACCCAAAAACGGGTTGAGTCGATGATTCGCTACCAGGCGTCCCACGATTCTCTAACAAAATTACCGAATCGCTTGTTGTTTAATCAGCAGCTTTCTCTGGCAATTATTCATGCTCAACAGCAGGATGAAATGGTTGGCGTCGCGTTTTTAGATCTCGATCGGTTTAAAACAATTAACGATACATTGGGTCACGCCCTTGGAGACCAGCTTTTACAGCAAGTTGCCGATCGGCTTCAGAACTGTTTGCGACACTGTGATGCAATTGCGCGATGGGGTGGCGATGAATTTACGCTGCTTCTACCCCACCTCAATTCTGCTGAGGAGATTACTAGAATTTCACAGCGCATTCTTGATCAGCTCAGAGTCCCTTTTATGCTGGAGGAGCAAGAGCTTTATGTGACTGCCAGCCTGGGAATTGCGCTCGCGCCTTACGATGGCGAAGATGCGGAAATGTTGCTGAAAAATGCAGATGCGGCAATGTATCAGGCAAAGCAGCAGGGTAAAAACACCTATCAACTCTATTTTGAAGAAATGGGGATGAAGGTCAGACAGCAGCTAACTCTGGAGGGCGACCTGCGGCGAGCTTTAATGCGGGGCGAGTTGATGCTCTATTACCAGCCTCAGATCGATATCCGCACAGGACGAATTTTTGGCTTAGAAGCCCTGATTCGCTGGAACCATCCTGATCTGGGCTTTATCTCACCTGCTCAATTTATTCCACTGGCAGAAGAGACAGGGCTAATCTGTGCGGTTGGGGATTGGGTCTTGCAGACTGCCTGTAGTCAACATCAGATCTGGAAAGCGGCAGGGTTGCCTCCGATTCAAATTGCCATCAATTTATCAGCGCAGCAGTTTCAGCAAGTGGATCTGGTGAACTCAATTATTGACACGCTGAAAGCAACTCAGGTCGATCCAAGGTATCTGGAAGTAGAAATTACTGAAAGCGCCGCGATGAAAAACGTTGACTTTACAATCCTGACGCTGCAACATCTGGAGGAAATTGGGGTGCAAATTGCCATGGATGATTTTGGCACAGGCTATTCTTCTTTAAATGCCTTGAAGCATTTCCCGCTCCATACCCTGAAAATCGATCGATCTTTTGTCCGTGATGCGGTGCATGATGTCAGTGATGCTGCTATTGCGAAAGCGATCGTGGCGTTGGGGAAAGGGTTGGGGCTGAAAGTATTAGCAGAAGGTGTTGAAACTCAGGCACAACTGGAATGGTTGCGGGCGATTGAATGCGACTCGGCTCAGGGCTATCTCTTCAGCAAACCTGTTCCTCCAGAGGCGATCGTTCAAATGTTAGCGGCTCAGGCGGTTGGGTAA
- a CDS encoding peptidoglycan-binding protein, which yields MSTNPNPKPYHFYDYSFTPLPDLHPWDVGPAVAEMQDLLRAHGYPIRADGDFGWKTEQALKTFQRRSGLRVDSIVGQQTWTALKMTVQPGTRLLKQGLSGADVGELQGLLCVNGYSVKRTGNFDEKTREAVVGFQHRHHLKADGIVSSVMWTLLRGTKFYT from the coding sequence ATGTCAACCAATCCAAACCCAAAGCCCTACCACTTTTATGACTACAGCTTTACGCCACTCCCTGACCTCCACCCGTGGGATGTGGGACCTGCGGTGGCAGAAATGCAGGATCTCCTGCGTGCTCATGGCTACCCCATTCGGGCTGATGGGGATTTTGGCTGGAAAACAGAGCAGGCCCTCAAAACGTTTCAGCGGCGCAGTGGGCTTCGTGTTGATAGCATTGTGGGTCAACAAACTTGGACTGCCCTAAAAATGACGGTTCAGCCTGGAACCCGTTTGCTCAAGCAGGGGCTTTCTGGGGCAGATGTGGGCGAACTTCAGGGGCTTTTGTGCGTGAACGGCTATAGTGTCAAGCGAACTGGGAATTTTGATGAGAAGACGCGAGAGGCAGTGGTTGGCTTTCAGCATCGCCATCACCTGAAGGCGGATGGAATTGTCAGCTCTGTAATGTGGACTTTGTTACGAGGCACAAAGTTTTATACCTAG